The Anabaena sp. WA102 genome contains a region encoding:
- a CDS encoding site-2 protease family protein, producing MAFWFLLLLGSLTYLMMQQSVARATRTPVWLLWLVLMTPAFVLTGWTLIYGPKQAPPSALILWVSGGCLLLYWVLFNRGRQLPVNPENQSPENLSPSNNTPPVETAPVRPIDLAEESRLRNCFPWSVYYVQNIEYRPQAVICRGQLRTMASAAYEQIKTNIEGQFGDRFLVIFQEGMNDKPFFVLVPNPQAVKPNNQQDAEKISEPVLALLLLVATLFSTTFIGLKIAGFNITQLESDFTLFFQGLPYALGLITILGTHELGHYLTAKFYKIRTTLPYFIPIPFFLGTFGAFIKIQSPIPHRKALFDVSIAGPLAGFIMTIPLLIWGLAHSEIVALPEKTGLLNPNALNPKYSILLALLSKLALGSELTAKSAIDLHPVAVAGFLGLIVTALNLMPVGQLDGGHIVHAMFGQRTAVIIGQVARLLLLMLSFIREEFLFWAIILLFVPLVDEPALNDVTELDNKRDFMGLISMALLLLIVLPLPKVLANLLHI from the coding sequence ATGGCATTTTGGTTTCTCCTCCTTCTGGGGTCATTGACTTATTTAATGATGCAACAGAGCGTTGCACGGGCTACAAGAACCCCTGTATGGTTATTGTGGTTGGTTTTAATGACACCTGCATTTGTATTGACTGGTTGGACGCTGATATATGGTCCTAAACAAGCTCCCCCATCAGCACTCATTCTTTGGGTATCGGGAGGTTGTTTATTATTATATTGGGTATTGTTTAATCGGGGTCGGCAATTACCCGTAAATCCAGAAAATCAATCTCCAGAAAATCTATCACCATCCAATAATACTCCTCCTGTAGAAACAGCACCTGTCCGTCCCATAGACTTAGCAGAAGAAAGCCGACTGCGAAACTGCTTTCCTTGGTCTGTCTATTATGTGCAAAATATTGAGTATCGTCCCCAAGCAGTAATTTGTCGGGGACAGTTGCGAACTATGGCTAGTGCGGCTTATGAGCAAATTAAAACTAATATTGAAGGACAATTTGGCGATCGCTTTTTAGTCATATTTCAAGAAGGGATGAATGATAAACCCTTCTTTGTATTAGTTCCCAATCCTCAAGCAGTTAAACCAAATAACCAACAAGACGCAGAAAAAATTTCCGAACCAGTCTTAGCATTACTATTGTTAGTAGCAACTTTATTCAGCACCACTTTTATCGGCTTGAAAATTGCGGGTTTTAATATCACCCAACTAGAATCTGATTTCACATTATTTTTTCAGGGTTTACCCTATGCTTTGGGCTTAATAACTATCTTAGGAACTCACGAACTAGGTCATTATCTAACAGCGAAATTCTACAAAATTCGCACCACATTACCCTATTTTATTCCTATACCTTTTTTCTTAGGCACATTTGGTGCTTTTATTAAAATCCAGAGTCCCATACCTCACCGCAAAGCGTTATTTGATGTGAGTATTGCTGGTCCATTGGCAGGATTTATTATGACTATACCTTTATTAATTTGGGGTTTAGCTCATTCAGAAATAGTAGCTTTACCCGAAAAAACCGGACTTTTAAACCCCAATGCACTCAATCCTAAATATTCGATTCTATTAGCTTTACTCTCAAAGTTGGCTTTAGGAAGTGAATTAACTGCAAAATCTGCCATTGATTTACATCCAGTTGCAGTTGCAGGTTTCTTAGGATTAATTGTCACCGCATTAAATTTGATGCCTGTGGGACAATTAGATGGTGGTCACATTGTTCATGCTATGTTTGGACAACGAACTGCTGTGATTATTGGTCAAGTTGCCAGATTATTATTACTAATGCTTTCGTTTATCCGAGAAGAATTTTTATTTTGGGCAATTATTTTATTATTTGTTCCCTTAGTTGACGAACCTGCTTTAAACGATGTCACGGAATTAGATAATAAACGTGATTTTATGGGATTAATATCAATGGCTTTGTTACTGTTGATTGTTTTACCATTACCCAAAGTTTTAGCTAATTTGTTGCATATATAA
- the ctpA gene encoding carboxyl-terminal processing protease CtpA has protein sequence MALKLGFIHKRVWRLGCLLLLLFGLVFAGYVPPASALTPEQKLVYEVWRIVNRSYLDGTFNHQSWLDVRQNALKGHFANHEAAYTTIQAMLKSLDDPFTRFLDPEKYRSLQVSTSGELTGVGLQITLNPQTGVLEVITPINNSPADRAGLKPRDRILKIEGLSTENLTLDEAAAQMRGLRGSVVTLLIGREGEQDQEVILVRDRISLNPVVFDLRLSPQGTKIGYLSLSQFSANAVTELAQAISILEKKGASAYILDLRNNPGGLLQAGIETARLWLDSGTIVYTANRQGIQGTYEAFGSALTTDPLVILVNKGTASASEILAGALQDNHRAQLIGETTFGKGLIQSLFELSDGSGLAVTIAKYETPNHRDINKLGIKPDQIISQPSLNREQIGTKTDTQYQAAVELLSKNLVMGNW, from the coding sequence ATGGCACTGAAATTAGGGTTCATTCACAAACGGGTTTGGCGGCTAGGATGCTTACTGCTATTGCTTTTTGGTTTGGTGTTTGCAGGATATGTTCCGCCGGCTTCGGCTTTGACTCCAGAACAGAAGTTAGTTTATGAAGTATGGCGAATTGTTAATCGCTCTTATTTGGATGGAACTTTTAACCATCAAAGCTGGCTTGATGTGCGACAAAATGCGTTAAAAGGACATTTTGCTAATCATGAAGCAGCCTATACTACTATTCAGGCGATGCTAAAGAGTTTGGATGATCCTTTTACCCGGTTTCTTGATCCTGAGAAATATCGCAGTTTGCAAGTTAGCACTTCTGGAGAGTTAACTGGTGTGGGATTACAAATTACTCTCAATCCCCAAACTGGTGTTTTGGAGGTGATTACACCCATTAATAATTCTCCGGCGGATAGGGCGGGTTTAAAACCACGCGATCGCATCTTGAAGATTGAGGGTTTATCTACAGAGAATCTGACTCTTGATGAGGCGGCGGCGCAGATGCGTGGATTAAGAGGCAGCGTGGTTACGCTTTTAATTGGCAGGGAAGGAGAACAGGATCAGGAGGTTATCTTGGTGCGCGATCGCATTTCGCTGAATCCTGTTGTTTTTGATTTACGATTATCCCCCCAAGGAACCAAGATTGGCTATCTATCACTGAGTCAATTTAGTGCCAATGCTGTTACTGAGTTGGCACAAGCTATTTCTATTTTAGAAAAAAAAGGCGCGTCTGCCTATATTCTTGATTTAAGAAATAATCCCGGTGGACTCTTACAAGCAGGAATTGAAACTGCTCGTTTATGGTTAGACTCTGGCACAATCGTTTACACTGCCAACCGTCAAGGCATTCAGGGAACCTATGAAGCCTTTGGATCGGCTTTAACGACAGATCCTTTAGTAATTCTCGTTAATAAAGGAACTGCCAGTGCCAGCGAAATTCTCGCGGGTGCATTACAAGATAATCATCGCGCCCAATTAATTGGGGAAACAACTTTTGGTAAGGGTTTAATTCAATCTTTGTTTGAATTGTCCGACGGTTCTGGTTTGGCGGTGACAATTGCTAAATATGAAACTCCTAACCATCGAGATATTAATAAGTTGGGAATTAAGCCTGATCAAATTATTTCCCAACCATCACTTAACCGGGAACAAATCGGCACAAAGACAGATACTCAATATCAGGCGGCTGTAGAACTTTTGAGTAAGAATTTGGTAATGGGTAATTGGTAA
- the petB gene encoding cytochrome b6, protein MANVYDWFEERLDLQEIADDITTKYVPPHVNIFYCLGGITLVCFLIQFATGFAMTFYYKPTVAEAFSSVEYIMNEVNFGWLIRSIHRWSASMMVLMMILHTFRVYLTGGFKKPRELTWISGVILAVITVSFGVTGYSLPWDQVGYWAVKIVSGVPEAIPVVGVLISDLLRGGSSVGQATLTRYYSAHTFVLPWLIAVFMLFHFLMIRKQGISGPL, encoded by the coding sequence ATGGCTAACGTCTATGACTGGTTTGAGGAACGCTTGGATCTCCAAGAAATTGCTGATGATATCACCACCAAATACGTTCCTCCCCACGTTAACATCTTCTACTGTTTAGGTGGAATTACCCTAGTATGCTTCCTGATCCAGTTCGCCACCGGATTTGCGATGACATTCTACTACAAACCTACAGTTGCTGAAGCTTTCTCTTCTGTCGAGTACATCATGAATGAAGTCAACTTCGGTTGGTTAATTCGCTCCATTCACCGCTGGTCAGCCAGCATGATGGTATTAATGATGATTCTCCACACATTCCGCGTTTATCTAACCGGTGGCTTCAAAAAGCCCCGCGAATTAACCTGGATCAGTGGTGTTATCCTCGCAGTTATCACCGTTTCCTTCGGTGTAACAGGCTACTCTCTGCCTTGGGATCAAGTTGGTTACTGGGCTGTAAAAATTGTTAGTGGTGTACCAGAAGCCATTCCCGTAGTCGGCGTTCTCATCTCCGATTTACTCCGTGGTGGTTCTAGTGTTGGTCAAGCTACACTTACCCGCTACTATAGCGCTCACACCTTCGTTCTTCCTTGGTTAATTGCCGTCTTCATGTTGTTCCACTTCCTGATGATTCGCAAACAAGGTATTTCTGGACCTTTGTAA
- the petD gene encoding cytochrome b6-f complex subunit IV, whose translation MSTQKKPDLSDPKLRAKLAQGMGHNYYGEPAWPNDLLYIFPVVIMGSFACIVALATLDPAMIGEPANPFATPLEILPEWYLYPVFQILRSLPSKLLGVLAMAAVPLGLILVPFLENVNKFQNPFRRPVATTVFLFGTLVTIWLGIGAAMPLDKSLTLGLF comes from the coding sequence ATGTCAACCCAAAAAAAACCGGATCTGAGCGATCCCAAATTGAGAGCTAAACTTGCCCAAGGCATGGGTCACAATTACTATGGTGAACCTGCTTGGCCCAACGATTTGCTCTATATATTCCCAGTCGTCATTATGGGTTCTTTCGCCTGTATTGTGGCTCTAGCAACTCTAGATCCCGCGATGATCGGTGAACCAGCCAATCCTTTCGCTACTCCTTTGGAAATTTTGCCAGAGTGGTACTTATATCCTGTATTCCAAATTCTCCGCTCACTACCTAGTAAACTATTAGGTGTGTTAGCAATGGCTGCTGTACCCTTGGGATTAATTCTCGTTCCCTTTTTGGAAAACGTGAATAAGTTCCAAAACCCCTTCCGTCGTCCCGTAGCAACAACAGTATTTCTTTTTGGTACTCTTGTTACCATCTGGTTAGGTATTGGTGCTGCAATGCCATTAGACAAATCCTTAACTTTAGGATTATTCTAA
- a CDS encoding ATP-binding protein, producing the protein MLSIVQQDHRTVRSDLKLLNPVQQWFEEFCQQYLPKYGWSDSQLYRLNLALAEGFTNAVRHAHHALPPETTIEIQVSLWTDRLEVRIWDYGKPFNPDVITEPEPGTLQVGGYGWFLLRRLADKVVYERDSDSRNCLLIVKYCLEERQN; encoded by the coding sequence ATGCTTAGCATAGTGCAGCAAGACCATCGGACGGTAAGGAGCGATCTTAAGCTCTTAAATCCAGTACAACAATGGTTTGAAGAATTCTGTCAGCAATATTTACCTAAATATGGCTGGTCAGATAGCCAACTTTATCGTCTCAACCTAGCTTTAGCAGAAGGTTTTACCAACGCAGTTCGTCATGCTCATCATGCTTTACCACCGGAAACAACTATAGAAATTCAAGTCAGTTTATGGACTGATAGGCTAGAGGTGAGAATTTGGGATTACGGAAAACCATTTAATCCCGATGTAATCACTGAGCCAGAACCGGGGACTCTACAAGTGGGTGGATATGGATGGTTTTTACTCCGCCGCTTGGCGGATAAAGTTGTATATGAACGTGATTCAGATAGTAGAAATTGCCTGTTAATTGTTAAATATTGTTTAGAAGAACGGCAAAATTAA
- the rimI gene encoding ribosomal protein S18-alanine N-acetyltransferase — protein MISSDLKIQPLTTDNLTELLELDKACFDGLWTMEGYLRELESPNSHFLGLFSPFNHSELLGMGCFWSILEEAHITILAVHPQYHGQGLGKALLYSLLQTAADIGLERATLEVRDSNHVAISLYQKFGFKTAGKRRGYYKDNNEDALILWLSELQQPHFLKNLDQWATFMSSPF, from the coding sequence GTGATTTCATCCGACTTAAAAATTCAACCTTTAACCACAGATAATTTAACTGAACTATTAGAACTAGATAAAGCCTGTTTTGATGGTTTATGGACTATGGAAGGCTACCTGCGGGAGTTAGAAAGTCCTAATAGTCATTTTTTGGGTTTATTTTCACCTTTTAATCACTCCGAATTGTTAGGAATGGGGTGCTTTTGGTCAATTTTAGAGGAAGCACACATTACAATTTTGGCAGTTCATCCCCAATATCATGGTCAAGGACTGGGAAAAGCTCTATTATATTCCCTTCTGCAAACTGCGGCTGATATTGGTTTGGAGAGAGCTACCCTCGAAGTCCGTGATTCTAACCACGTTGCTATTTCTTTGTATCAAAAATTTGGTTTCAAGACTGCGGGAAAACGACGGGGTTATTACAAAGATAACAATGAGGATGCCTTAATTCTCTGGCTGTCTGAACTACAACAACCACATTTTCTCAAAAATCTAGATCAATGGGCAACTTTTATGAGTTCACCCTTCTAG
- the lysA gene encoding diaminopimelate decarboxylase has product MVSTYPVEVQLSGRQYLQSTSGDSADISPNQQLLPLTARVNDHDHLEIGGCDVTTLVEQFASPLYILDEETLRTACKQYRDTFKEYYKGESQVLYASKAWNCLAVCAIVASEGLGIDVVSGGELYTALNAGMSPDKIYLHGNNKSHDELVLAIQSGCTIVADNWHELDMLVKIAGEKTENSFLSPIRIMLRLTPGIECHTHEYIRTGHLDSKFGFDPHDLQEVFTFVSQQPSLNCVGLHAHIGSQIFERQPHRDLAAVMVQWLRDAAKHGLQVTELNVGGGLGIKYTESDDPPSIAEWSKAICEVVQAACTSENLPLPKLLCEPGRSLIATSCVTAYTVGATKVVPEIRTYVAIDGGMSDNPRPITYQSVYRVVVANKISDPCTEIVTLAGKHCESGDILIKNAQLPKTEANDILVVMGTGAYNYSMASNYNRLPRPAAVVVANGEANLILQRETYQDLIRQDRLPERLK; this is encoded by the coding sequence ATGGTATCGACTTACCCCGTCGAAGTTCAACTTTCTGGCCGTCAATATTTACAGTCAACAAGCGGTGACAGTGCTGATATTTCTCCTAATCAACAACTCTTACCTTTGACGGCGAGAGTTAATGATCATGATCATCTAGAAATCGGTGGGTGTGATGTCACAACCCTAGTTGAACAGTTTGCTTCACCTTTATATATTTTAGATGAGGAAACCCTGCGGACAGCTTGTAAGCAATATCGAGATACCTTTAAGGAATATTACAAGGGAGAATCTCAGGTACTTTATGCTTCTAAGGCATGGAATTGTTTAGCGGTTTGTGCCATTGTTGCCTCAGAAGGTTTAGGAATTGATGTAGTCTCCGGTGGCGAACTTTATACTGCGTTGAATGCGGGTATGAGTCCTGATAAAATTTACTTACATGGAAATAATAAATCTCATGATGAGTTGGTTTTAGCGATTCAGTCTGGATGTACTATCGTAGCGGATAACTGGCATGAATTAGATATGCTGGTGAAAATAGCAGGGGAGAAAACGGAAAATTCTTTTCTTTCGCCCATTCGGATCATGCTACGCTTAACTCCTGGGATAGAATGCCATACTCACGAATATATTCGCACTGGACACTTAGATAGTAAATTTGGTTTTGATCCCCATGATTTACAAGAGGTGTTTACTTTTGTGAGTCAACAGCCTAGTTTAAACTGTGTGGGGTTACACGCTCATATTGGTTCACAAATTTTTGAACGTCAACCACATAGAGATTTAGCCGCTGTAATGGTGCAGTGGTTAAGAGATGCGGCTAAACATGGTTTGCAGGTGACAGAATTAAATGTTGGTGGTGGTTTAGGGATTAAATATACAGAATCTGATGATCCACCAAGCATTGCCGAATGGTCTAAGGCAATTTGTGAGGTTGTACAAGCTGCTTGTACATCGGAAAACTTGCCTTTACCAAAGTTACTCTGTGAGCCAGGGCGATCGCTTATTGCTACATCTTGTGTTACTGCTTACACGGTTGGTGCTACCAAGGTGGTTCCTGAAATTCGCACCTACGTGGCGATTGATGGCGGAATGTCAGATAATCCGCGTCCTATTACCTATCAATCAGTTTATCGGGTGGTGGTTGCGAATAAAATATCTGATCCTTGCACCGAAATTGTGACATTGGCGGGTAAACATTGCGAATCAGGAGATATTCTGATTAAAAATGCCCAACTGCCAAAAACTGAAGCAAATGATATTCTCGTAGTTATGGGAACTGGTGCATACAATTACAGTATGGCATCTAACTACAATCGCCTCCCTCGACCGGCAGCAGTTGTAGTGGCAAATGGCGAAGCAAATTTAATTTTGCAACGCGAAACTTATCAAGACTTGATTCGACAAGATCGCCTACCAGAAAGACTTAAATAG
- the cdaA gene encoding diadenylate cyclase CdaA, which produces MRDWWKQWLINLGDWSQSLLLGTLDMVLVLALTYMILVIISERRTLWMVRGFIVLMLCSALSGKLGLPLLNFVLEKLVIGCAVAMAVALQSEFRRFLEQLGRGEFWQLFQNNARAIPKSDSVIDEIVDAIKELSKNRIGALLILETTGPIEEQDFSVPGVKLNAEVSKELIQTIFQPKTLLHDGATLIRGSRIVSSGIILPLSGRTASRQLGTRHRAAMGITERVENCICVVVSEETGSISLAEKGTLYRPLTIKKLKESLETRFSPTVDREAHAPGLLSLVRQLGDQSLKLMSRLLGLPCLRHATRRGTTASQDKK; this is translated from the coding sequence ATGAGAGATTGGTGGAAGCAATGGCTGATAAACCTGGGAGATTGGTCGCAGTCCTTGCTCCTTGGGACTCTGGATATGGTGTTGGTGCTGGCACTGACATACATGATCCTGGTGATTATTAGTGAACGGCGCACATTATGGATGGTGCGAGGGTTTATAGTCTTAATGCTTTGCTCGGCGCTCAGTGGCAAGTTAGGATTACCTTTGCTAAATTTTGTTCTCGAAAAATTGGTGATTGGCTGTGCTGTGGCTATGGCTGTGGCACTGCAATCAGAATTTCGCCGTTTTTTGGAACAATTGGGACGTGGCGAATTTTGGCAATTATTTCAAAATAATGCCAGAGCAATTCCTAAGTCAGATAGTGTAATTGATGAAATTGTTGATGCAATTAAAGAGTTATCAAAAAATCGTATTGGCGCTTTACTAATTTTAGAAACCACAGGACCTATCGAAGAACAGGATTTTTCAGTCCCAGGAGTGAAACTAAATGCTGAAGTTTCTAAAGAACTGATCCAAACTATTTTTCAACCAAAAACTTTGTTACATGATGGAGCAACGTTAATTCGTGGTTCGCGCATTGTGTCATCTGGTATAATTCTACCACTTTCAGGACGCACAGCGTCGCGGCAGTTGGGAACACGCCATCGGGCGGCAATGGGAATTACTGAAAGGGTCGAAAATTGTATTTGTGTTGTTGTATCAGAAGAAACGGGTTCTATTTCCTTAGCGGAAAAGGGAACTCTATATAGACCACTAACTATTAAAAAGCTCAAAGAGTCTTTAGAAACTCGATTTTCTCCGACTGTAGATCGGGAGGCTCATGCACCTGGTCTTTTAAGTTTAGTTCGTCAACTTGGTGATCAATCACTAAAATTAATGTCCCGGTTACTTGGCTTACCTTGCCTTCGACACGCTACCCGTAGGGGTACGACCGCTTCTCAAGATAAAAAATGA
- a CDS encoding isoprenyl transferase codes for MKTQQTELQYLPLDLKQQLLPQHVAVIMDGNGRWAKSRGLPRIMGHKAGVDALKDLLRCCKDWGIKALTAYAFSTENWQRPEEEVEFLMNLFQRVLRQELREMVEENVQIQFVGNLSALPQALQAEISHSMDQTKDNQSIRFTIATNYGGRQEILQACRAIAQKVKEDLLQPDDISEEVFEAHLYTAGIADPDLLIRTSGEMRLSNFLLWQMAYSEIYISDILWPDFNRHEFHRALSAYQQRERRFGKV; via the coding sequence ATGAAAACACAACAAACTGAATTGCAATATTTACCTCTTGATTTAAAACAACAATTACTACCTCAGCACGTTGCGGTAATTATGGATGGTAATGGCCGATGGGCAAAAAGTCGTGGTCTACCCCGCATTATGGGTCATAAGGCTGGTGTCGATGCTCTCAAGGATTTGCTGCGCTGTTGCAAGGACTGGGGAATTAAAGCTCTAACTGCCTATGCTTTTTCAACGGAGAATTGGCAAAGACCAGAGGAGGAGGTGGAATTTTTGATGAATCTATTTCAACGCGTTTTACGCCAAGAACTGCGGGAAATGGTGGAGGAAAATGTGCAAATTCAGTTTGTGGGTAATTTATCGGCTTTACCACAGGCTCTTCAGGCTGAGATTTCCCATTCTATGGATCAAACTAAGGATAATCAGAGTATCCGGTTTACAATTGCGACTAATTATGGGGGTAGGCAGGAGATTTTACAGGCTTGTCGGGCGATCGCTCAAAAGGTTAAAGAAGATTTACTACAGCCTGATGATATATCTGAAGAAGTATTTGAAGCTCATTTATATACGGCTGGAATAGCAGATCCAGATTTATTAATTCGCACCAGTGGGGAAATGCGATTATCTAATTTCCTACTTTGGCAAATGGCTTATAGTGAAATTTATATTTCTGATATTCTTTGGCCGGATTTTAACCGTCATGAGTTTCATCGAGCTTTATCTGCTTATCAACAACGAGAACGTCGGTTTGGGAAGGTGTGA
- a CDS encoding DUF3143 domain-containing protein, which yields MLAADTPLYSHSLPQIEQWLKNQGCQQDDTQLHCWRVQRSSWEAELWLDTEQITVRYFQSGENRQDIQRSFKYSLSREDIEEAVFSGP from the coding sequence ATGCTTGCCGCTGATACACCCCTGTATAGTCACTCTTTACCACAAATCGAACAATGGCTAAAAAACCAAGGTTGTCAACAAGACGATACCCAACTACATTGTTGGCGTGTCCAAAGATCTAGTTGGGAAGCGGAACTTTGGTTAGATACTGAACAAATTACAGTTCGCTATTTTCAATCAGGAGAAAACCGTCAAGATATACAACGTTCCTTTAAATATTCCCTGAGTCGGGAAGACATTGAAGAAGCCGTTTTTTCAGGACCATAA
- a CDS encoding J domain-containing protein, whose protein sequence is MTQKNVNHHGEVPQSSNTTYYSLLGLHPGASVIDIRRAYRELSKLYHPDTTELPANIATAQFQQINTAYATLSNPERRLNYDLKIGYSRFGVIQVPPDLNHSVHKPYDFSKSMYLDASDRPLSAGEIFVLFILGLTIVGCMLLALAIAILRGEAIS, encoded by the coding sequence GTGACTCAAAAAAACGTAAATCATCATGGGGAAGTCCCACAAAGCAGCAATACTACTTATTATTCCCTGCTAGGACTCCATCCCGGAGCATCAGTAATTGATATTCGTCGTGCTTATCGGGAACTGAGTAAACTCTATCATCCAGATACGACAGAATTACCTGCTAATATTGCTACGGCTCAATTTCAGCAAATCAACACAGCTTACGCTACCCTGAGTAATCCAGAACGGCGCTTAAACTATGATTTAAAAATTGGCTATTCTCGATTTGGTGTCATTCAAGTCCCACCAGATTTAAATCACTCCGTGCATAAACCCTACGATTTTTCCAAATCAATGTATTTGGATGCAAGCGATCGCCCCTTGTCTGCTGGAGAAATATTTGTATTATTTATTTTGGGGTTAACCATTGTTGGTTGTATGCTATTAGCTCTGGCGATCGCCATTCTCCGTGGAGAAGCAATTAGTTAA
- a CDS encoding DUF29 domain-containing protein, which produces MQTLSTNNLKKLYKSDYLAWYEMTLEQIKNDQLNDLDLDSLSEVLENLVRDTKRSGESYLRQIIIHLLLIEYWEAESINRRRWAAEIVNFRNELETDMTRNLRKHLNEEKENNYQKAIKYVIAKTGLKKNTFPEQCPYTLEQLINDDWFSDTINIQF; this is translated from the coding sequence ATGCAAACTTTAAGCACAAATAACTTAAAAAAATTATATAAATCAGACTATTTAGCCTGGTATGAGATGACTTTGGAACAAATAAAAAATGATCAATTAAATGATTTAGATTTAGATAGTTTAAGTGAGGTTTTAGAAAATTTGGTTAGAGATACTAAACGTAGTGGGGAAAGTTATTTGAGACAAATCATCATTCATTTATTATTAATTGAATATTGGGAAGCAGAAAGTATAAATCGTCGTCGTTGGGCAGCAGAAATTGTTAATTTCCGCAATGAATTAGAAACAGATATGACTAGGAATTTAAGAAAACACCTAAACGAAGAAAAAGAAAATAATTATCAAAAAGCTATTAAGTATGTGATAGCAAAAACAGGATTAAAGAAAAACACTTTTCCTGAGCAATGTCCTTATACTTTAGAACAGTTAATTAATGATGATTGGTTTTCTGATACTATTAATATTCAATTTTAG
- the secF gene encoding protein translocase subunit SecF, which yields MRLDINKARGTWWTISAVIILVGIISMVISTLNPSIKAPLRPSLDFIGGTRLQFVRDCGKPGNCDQPIDINLVREVAKSQGLGDSSIQLISENGQENGITIRTKNLETEQRSNLQNALTEKIGTFDPQKNQIDSVGATLGKELFTSGILALIVSFVGITVYMAFRFQLDYALLAIVALFHDILVTTGVFSILGLVFGVEVDSLFIVALLTITGFSVNDTVVIYDRIRETIKLHPEQPIAEIVDDAVNQTLSRSINTTLTTLLTLTAIFLFGGETLHYFSLALIVGFVMGAYSSIFIASTLLIWWRERSGNYSVATPISSQES from the coding sequence ATGAGACTAGATATTAACAAGGCACGGGGTACTTGGTGGACTATTTCCGCTGTGATTATCCTGGTGGGGATCATCTCCATGGTGATATCCACACTCAATCCCAGCATCAAAGCACCTCTGCGTCCCAGCTTAGATTTTATCGGCGGAACCAGGTTGCAATTCGTGCGGGACTGTGGCAAACCTGGTAACTGTGACCAACCCATAGATATTAACCTAGTTCGAGAAGTCGCCAAATCCCAAGGACTTGGAGACAGCAGCATTCAGTTAATCTCGGAAAATGGACAGGAAAATGGCATTACCATTCGCACCAAAAACCTGGAAACAGAACAGCGGAGTAATTTGCAAAATGCCTTAACTGAAAAAATTGGCACTTTCGACCCCCAAAAAAATCAAATTGACTCCGTTGGTGCAACTTTAGGGAAGGAATTATTTACTTCGGGAATCTTAGCTTTAATAGTTTCTTTTGTCGGGATAACTGTTTATATGGCTTTCCGGTTTCAGTTGGACTATGCCTTATTAGCTATTGTGGCTTTGTTTCACGACATTCTGGTAACAACTGGAGTTTTCTCAATTTTAGGGTTAGTTTTCGGCGTTGAAGTAGATAGTCTTTTCATTGTTGCTTTGCTAACTATCACAGGTTTCTCTGTCAATGATACTGTGGTAATTTATGACCGCATTCGGGAAACTATTAAACTTCATCCTGAACAACCAATTGCTGAAATTGTTGATGATGCAGTTAACCAAACTTTGTCTAGATCAATCAACACCACCTTAACAACCTTACTGACATTGACTGCTATTTTCCTATTTGGTGGGGAAACGCTGCATTATTTCTCTCTGGCGTTAATTGTGGGCTTTGTAATGGGAGCTTATTCTAGTATTTTCATTGCTAGTACACTCCTGATTTGGTGGCGAGAACGCAGTGGAAATTACTCAGTTGCAACTCCTATAAGTTCTCAAGAAAGTTAA